The Desulfurobacterium atlanticum genome includes the window GTAAAGAGTATAGGGATGTTTTTAGAAGAATTGGTATTCCACTTGCTGAAGAGATAGCAGAAGAGCTTTACAGAGGTTACGTTACAGAATATTGTGATGAGATTTATGTTGTTTACAACAGATTTGTAAATCCGCTTGTTCAGGAAGTTACTTTTGAAAAGCTCATGCCTCTTGAACCTGAAGAAACCACTTTTAAATCTGAAGGTGAATACTATATGGAGCAGGATGAGTCTGTTATAGATGAAGCTGTGGAAGCGTATTTAAGAGCAGCTGTGTATAGGGCTTTAAAAGAATCGGAAACATCCGAACATGCTGCTCGTATGACTGCTATGGATAACGCTACAAAAAATACTGAAGATATGATTCATAAGTTAACCCTTTCATTTAACAAGGCAAGACAGGCTGCTATTACGAAAGAGTTAATAGAAATTACAACTGCTATTGAGGCAATGAAGAAATAGGGAGGAAGGTAATGGCTGAGCACAAAGGAAAGATAGTTCAAATTGTAGGACCTGTTATAGATGTTGAATTTGAAGATGGAAAGCTACCAGAGCTTTATCATGCTCTTTATATCCCTGATGTTAAGCAGGTAACGTGGGATGGAAAAGTTACTAAAGGGAAATTATATCTTGAAGTGCATCAGCACCTTGGTGATAACAAAGTAAGATGTGTTGCTTTTGGTGCTACTGAAGGGCTTAAAAGAGGAATGGAAGTTGTTGATACCGGAGATTATTTAAAAGTTCCTGTTGGTCATGCTACAAGGGGAAGGATTTTCAACGTTGTTGGAGAGCCTATTGATGAAGGTGGAGAAGTCAAAGCTGAAGAATACTGGCCAATTCATAGATCTGCTCCTCCTCTTACTGAGCAAAAGTCAACAGCAGAGATTTTTGAAACAGGTATTAAGGTTATAGACCTTCTTGAGCCTTATGCTAAGGGTGGAAAAACAGGACTGTTTGGTGGTGCTGGTGTTGGTAAGACGGTTCTTCTAATGGAACTTATCCATAACGTTGCCATGAAACATGGTGGTTTTTCTGTTTTTGCAGGTGTTGGAGAGAGGACCAGAGAAGGTACAGACCTCTGGCTTGAGATGAAAGAATCTGGCGTTCTTGAAAATACTGTTCTTGTTTACGGTCAGATGAACGAGCCTCCAGGAAATAGATGGCGTGTTGCCATGACTGGAGTTACAATGGCTGAGTATTTCCGTGATGTTGAAGGCCGTGATATGATGTTTTTCGTTGATAACATGTTTAGATTTATTCAGGCTGGTTCTGAGGTTTCAGCTCTTTTAGGTAGAATTCCATCTGAGGTTGGTTATCAGCCAACACTTGCAACAGAAGTTGGTGCTCTACAGGAAAGGATTACATCTACCACAAAAGGTTCTATTACCTCAGTTCAGGCTATTTACGTTCCTGCTGATGACTTTACAGACCCGGCTCCGTTTACTCTGTTTGCTCACCTTGATGCCACAACTGTTCTTTCAAGGGCGCTTGCAGAGCAGGGTATCTATCCAGCGGTTGATCCACTTGAATCAACATCAAGAATGCTTGCTCCTGAATATGTAGGAGAAAGACACTACAAAGTTGCAAGGGAAGTTCAAAGATATCTTCAAAGGTATAAAGAGCTCCTTGAAATTATTGCTATTTTAGGTATGGAAGAGCTTTCTGAAGAGGATAAGCTTGTTGTTCACAGGGCAAGAAGAATTCAGCTATTCCTTACTCAGCCGTTCCACGTAGCAGAAGTATTTACAGGAATGCCTGGTAGATATGTTACTATTGAAGAGACTATTGAAGGTTTTGAAAAGATTGTTAATGGGGAGCTTGACCATCTTCCAGAAAACGCGTTTTACATGGTTGGAAATATAGAAGAGGCTATAGAGAAAGGTGAAAAACTTATGAAAGAAGCAGAAGCTAAAGCTTAAGAAGGAGCTGATTGATGGCTGTTAAGAAAGGTTTACATACAGTTGATTTAAAAATAGCATCTTTAACAGGTAAGCATTTTGGTGGTAAAGCAAAAGAAGTTTATGTAGATATGGATGATTCAATGATAGGTGTTTTACCTGCCCATCAACCTGAATTTTACAAGTTTAATGCTGCTTCAGTTTCTTTTATTAACGAGAATGGAGAAGAAGAAAAGTATTATGTTTATGACGGATTTCTTGAGATAGAGCAGGATCAGGTTCTTGTTGCTGTAAAAGATATTTATAAACCTGGTGAAATTACTGTTGATGAAGTAAAAGAAGAGATAAAGTCTATGGAAAAAGAGATAGAATCTCTTCCTGAGGAAGAGGTTGATAAAAAAAGAAAGCTTGAAGAAGAACTTGAGAAGAAAAAGGTGTTACTTCAAAAGTTGATGTTTTCTTAAAATTGTAGATGAGATTTTAAAAGCCCCTCTCAAGAGGGGCTTTTTTTATATATGGTTGTTTTGTTTACTTTTAAGATGTAGAATAAAATAAACAGTTTTTATATATAAACGAGGAAGGGTATGTTTCATCTTCTTTTTGTCTATGGAACATTAATGTCTGGTTTCTCTGCTAACATTTTTCTTTCAGATACAAGTTTTGTAGGTTATGGAATTCTCTATGGCGGAAAATTAGTGCATTTAAAGGAGGGGTATCCAGCTGTTGTTGAAGGAAATGGAAGAGTTTTTGGAGAGGTTTATCAGGTAGATTATTCTACACTTAAGGCTATTGATTTTTTTGAAGAATTTTTTGAAGATTTTCCCAGTCATAGTTTATATTTGAGGGTTAAAAAGCCTGTTAAATTACTTCCTTACAATGATTTTGTTGATGCATGGGTTTATTTTTTAAATTCCTCTTTGGTATCCATTGATTATATGGAAATTCTCTCAGGTAATTGGCGAGAGTTTCTTAAGAAATTTTTAATGATATAATAACAAGATATAATTAGAGGTTTTTATGTTTGGTTTTCTGAAGAATTTTTTCCAGTCGGAAAATAGAGATGCTGTAAAAACGATATCGGATCTTCTGGAAAAGCGTTCTAAAGAGATAGAAACTGGTGAATGGATTGCTCATGCTATTGTTTCTGCTGATGGGTTGACCGTTTATTCAAAGGTAAAAAATAAACACTATAATGTTGATAGATTATTTCCTTATGGTGTAAAAATTTTTGATACTGTTGCCAAGTTTCATGAAAAGTCCAAAGCATCTCTGAAAGATAATATTTTTAAGCAGCCTGAGGTTGTTGTTTATAGAACGGAATCTATGGAAGAAGTGTTTATATTAAAAAACAGGAGTGCTGGGCTTGATATATATCTTATATGGATTTGTGATCCGACTCTTACCTCTGCTGGATTTTCCACAGATAAAATGATGGTAAAGCTTTCTTCATGGCTTAAAGACGTTTCGGTGGAACTTAGAAAGATGATAGAGAGAAGGAAAGAAAAATATGAAACTTGAAGAGATTCTTTTTGGCCTTATAGGAACAGGAGGTTGCTGGAAAGTTTTTTTAAAGACAGGTGAGGGAGAAGGTAGCATTTACATTCATAACGGAAATATAATTAGAGTTGAGTATAAGAATGCTTCTTCTGAGCTCAAAGGAGAAGACGCTCTAAAGACAATTATTAAAAATTCTCCTATTGTGAAAAGTGTTGATTTACAGCCATGTAAGCAAAAGGTAGAAAAAAATATAGATTGTGATTTTTCTCTTTTAATGTCTCTTTTTGAACAGTTTAAAATGGAAGAAGATGCTTTGGAAGCTATTTCAGAAATAGAAACAAATATTCAAAATGTTTATGAACAGATAATAGTTGATTCTGAAAAATTTAAGGAGGTTCTTGAGGTTTGCTCAAATATATTTTCTGAAGGTTCTATGGATGTTCTTCTTTTCTTTGATAAAAACGGTGTTCTTAAAATAGAAGGTGTTATGAAAGATGCTGATATTGATTTTAGGGAGGGATTTTCAGTTTTTGTAAATGCAGCAAAGGAGGTTTGTAAAGATTCCGAATATATAGAAATTATCTCAAATATTGGAGAGAAATTTATTTACGGACTTTACAATTTAAAACTTGAAGCAGGGCTTGTTGCAGTTTTTGATATTATAGAAAAAGCAAATTTTGAACTTGATCAGGATCTTATAAGAGAAGCTTTTGAAAATGTTTTTAAAAAACTTTAGGAGGTGACAGGTGATACCTTTAATAACATATCTTTTTCAGAAAGCTGTGGAAAATCCGTTGATAGATGATGATCTTGTTCTTATAATAGGAGAAATAACTTCAGCCACAAAAACAATTGCAGGAAAAGTAAGAAAAGCAGCTCTTCTTGATATTCTTGGTTCTGCTGAGAAAGTTAATGTTCAGGGAGAGGTTGTTCAAAAACTTGATGAACTTGCAAACAGTATTATTACTGATACCCTTAAATGTACCGGAAAAGCCTGTATGCTTGCTTCTGAAGAAGTAGAGGATTGTCTTATTCTTTCAGATACAGGTTATTCTATCGCTTTTGATCCTCTTGATGGTTCTTCAAATATTGATGTTAATGTCAGTATAGGGACGATTTTTTCCATTCATAAAGGGGATATAAAAAAACCTGGTAAAGAACAGATAGCTGCTGGATATGTGATATATGGGCCAAGCACTATGTTAGTTCTTGCGCTTCCCGGGTTTGTTTCTGTTTTTATTCTTGACCCTGAAAGTGGAAACTTTATTCTTGTTGAGGATAACTTTAAAATGCCTGAAAAGGGGAAAATTTATTCAATTAACGAGGCTAACTATAACAAATGGGTGGATGATGGCTTAAGAAAATTTATAGATAGCTTAAAAGAGGAGAAGTATACTTTAAGATATGTCGGTTCAATGGTTGCCGATGTTCACAGGACCCTTTTTAAAGGGGGAATTTTTATATATCCTGCAGATGTTAAAAATAGAAATGGTAAGTTAAGGCTTCTTTATGAAGCAAGTCCTATGGCTTTTATAATTGAAAATGCTGGCGGTCTTGCAACCACAGGAGAAAAACCGATACTTGAGGTTGTTCCTGAAAAACTTCATCAGCGAGTTCCTGTTATTCTTGGCAGTAAATATGAAGTTGGAAAATGTATTGAATATTTAAAAAACGGATAGATAACTTGGAAACGGTAGCTATTGTAGATATTGGCTCTAACACTGTAAAACTTGCAGTTTACAAGGTGGATTTTAAAAAGAAGAAGTTTAAACAGATATTTAAGGAGTCGGCTTATATTCGGCTTCTTGATTGTGTTGATAATGATGGTTATTTAACTGAAGAAGGCTTTATAAAAGCACGGGTTGCTCTTGAGTCTTTTAAAGACAGATTGTTTTATTTTAAACCTTCTTGTGTTATAGCTTTTGGAACGTATGTATTAAGAGTGATAAAAAATCGCGAGCAGTTTCTTTCTAAAATGGCAGATCTTTTTGAAATAGAAGTTCTTTCAGGTAAAGAGGAAGCCTACTATTCTACTCTTGGGGCTTTGCTTGATATAAAGCAGAAATGTTTTTTAACTTTTGATATAGGTGGCGGGAGTCTTGAAGTGTGCAAAATTAAAGACAGGCAAATAAAATGTTGCAAAAGCTATCCACTTGGAACTCTTGAGTTTAAAGATTGCGTTGATGGAAATTCCTACAATATTTTGTGTGTAGAAGAGAAAGTGGAGAAATACGTAAAGAAAGATAAAAATATTTTTGGGGAATCGGAAAAACTTGTTGGTATAGGTGGGAGTATCAGAGCTATAAAAAAAATTACAGGAAAGCGAAAAATAAAGAAGAAACTTTTAAAGCAAATAATAAAGGAAATTCAGGAGACTT containing:
- the atpG gene encoding ATP synthase F1 subunit gamma translates to MPGMRDIKNKIKSLKGTKRITSAMKAVSAAKLRKAQSELYRIRPYADVMSDMIKNLCYRANPDEHPILAKRPVFRIELLLIGSDKGLCGAFNSNIIRAVKKFAKEKKREGIAISLTTVGNKLSQFFTKHSNLKVRKEYRDVFRRIGIPLAEEIAEELYRGYVTEYCDEIYVVYNRFVNPLVQEVTFEKLMPLEPEETTFKSEGEYYMEQDESVIDEAVEAYLRAAVYRALKESETSEHAARMTAMDNATKNTEDMIHKLTLSFNKARQAAITKELIEITTAIEAMKK
- the atpD gene encoding F0F1 ATP synthase subunit beta, which codes for MAEHKGKIVQIVGPVIDVEFEDGKLPELYHALYIPDVKQVTWDGKVTKGKLYLEVHQHLGDNKVRCVAFGATEGLKRGMEVVDTGDYLKVPVGHATRGRIFNVVGEPIDEGGEVKAEEYWPIHRSAPPLTEQKSTAEIFETGIKVIDLLEPYAKGGKTGLFGGAGVGKTVLLMELIHNVAMKHGGFSVFAGVGERTREGTDLWLEMKESGVLENTVLVYGQMNEPPGNRWRVAMTGVTMAEYFRDVEGRDMMFFVDNMFRFIQAGSEVSALLGRIPSEVGYQPTLATEVGALQERITSTTKGSITSVQAIYVPADDFTDPAPFTLFAHLDATTVLSRALAEQGIYPAVDPLESTSRMLAPEYVGERHYKVAREVQRYLQRYKELLEIIAILGMEELSEEDKLVVHRARRIQLFLTQPFHVAEVFTGMPGRYVTIEETIEGFEKIVNGELDHLPENAFYMVGNIEEAIEKGEKLMKEAEAKA
- a CDS encoding FoF1 ATP synthase subunit delta/epsilon; translation: MAVKKGLHTVDLKIASLTGKHFGGKAKEVYVDMDDSMIGVLPAHQPEFYKFNAASVSFINENGEEEKYYVYDGFLEIEQDQVLVAVKDIYKPGEITVDEVKEEIKSMEKEIESLPEEEVDKKRKLEEELEKKKVLLQKLMFS
- a CDS encoding gamma-glutamylcyclotransferase family protein, with protein sequence MFHLLFVYGTLMSGFSANIFLSDTSFVGYGILYGGKLVHLKEGYPAVVEGNGRVFGEVYQVDYSTLKAIDFFEEFFEDFPSHSLYLRVKKPVKLLPYNDFVDAWVYFLNSSLVSIDYMEILSGNWREFLKKFLMI
- the fbp gene encoding class 1 fructose-bisphosphatase, encoding MPLITYLFQKAVENPLIDDDLVLIIGEITSATKTIAGKVRKAALLDILGSAEKVNVQGEVVQKLDELANSIITDTLKCTGKACMLASEEVEDCLILSDTGYSIAFDPLDGSSNIDVNVSIGTIFSIHKGDIKKPGKEQIAAGYVIYGPSTMLVLALPGFVSVFILDPESGNFILVEDNFKMPEKGKIYSINEANYNKWVDDGLRKFIDSLKEEKYTLRYVGSMVADVHRTLFKGGIFIYPADVKNRNGKLRLLYEASPMAFIIENAGGLATTGEKPILEVVPEKLHQRVPVILGSKYEVGKCIEYLKNG